A single genomic interval of Zingiber officinale cultivar Zhangliang chromosome 4A, Zo_v1.1, whole genome shotgun sequence harbors:
- the LOC121972629 gene encoding ATP-dependent RNA helicase mak-5-like, whose amino-acid sequence MIWVVIPSLKDSTVTDSKNFLRFSIIFQFLPRLFENESEDDGLDMGDDDDVEEPENEPKAIRKEPTIEKPAPVSAPPKDAERNETADKKQLEQSSEGEKKESVGAPSANRILKKKKSKKEKSSKEQEEHDQNQEKGDIEAEVADATAVDVKERIKKVASMRKKKSCKEMDVEQLNKRASYLM is encoded by the exons ATGATATGGGTCGTCATCCCCAGCCTTAAGGATTCCACCGTCACCGACAGCAAGAACTTTCTTCGATTCAGCATCATCTTCCAGTTCCTACCCAGGCTCTTC GAAAATGAAAGTGAGGATGATGGTCTTGACAtgggtgatgatgatgatgttgaggAACCTGAAAATGAACCAAAGGCTATTAGGAAAGAACCAACCATTGAGAAACCTGCTCCTGTTTCAGCACCACCCAAAGATGCTGAAAG AAATGAGACAGCTG ACAAGAAGCAACTGGAGCAAAGTAGTgaaggggagaagaaagaaagtgtTGGTGCTCCTTCAGCTAACAGaatcttaaagaagaagaaatccaagaaagaaaaatCATCAAAGGAACAGGAGGAGCATGATCAAAATCAggagaaaggagacattgaagCTGAAGTGGCAGATGCAACTGCAGTTGACGTAAAGGAAAGGATAAAGAAGGTGGCCTCCATGAGGAAGAAGAAATCATGCAAAGAGATGGATGTcgaacagttgaataaaagggcttctTACTTgatgtaa